The Deltaproteobacteria bacterium genome segment TGGCTTACTCGCTTCCGGCAGCGGCGCTCGTCGCACTCTCGCGACGTCCAGGGCTGCGGCGCTCGGCGCTCCGGGCGCTCCGTGCGGTTCCCGGCGGTTTTTCCACCTTGGTCCGCGCGGTGGCGATGAGCTGAGCGTCGCGTCGAATGGTGAACCGAAATGCCCGCGGATATGCGAGTGTTCGGCGGTCATGGAGAACAAGCGCGCGCTATGGATTCCGATCGCCGTGCTCGCGGTGGCCGTCGCGGCGGTCGCCGTATGGTTCTTGCGGAGGAAGCCGGAGGCTCCCGTCCCGGTTGCTCAGGCGCCTTCCGCGGTGCAAAAGCCAGCCGACGCCCCGCTTCCGCCGCCGGAGAAGAGCGACGTCCAGGTGCGCAAGGACCTGGGCGCGCTCTCGTCGCGGCCGGAGTGGGCCCAGTGGCTCGGCGTCTCCGATCTGCTCGACCGCTTCGTCGTGATCGTCGACAACGTGGCCGAGGACGTGAACCCGCGCAAGCAGCTCGACTTCGTGAAGGTGACGCCGCTCCAGTCCGAGAAGCTGGATACGTCGCGGTACGACCGGATCGCGGACGTGCTCGCTTCCATCGACGCCAAAGGCGCTGCGCAGGTGGTGCGGGATCTCCACCCGCTGCTCGAGAGCGCGTACCACAAGCTCGGGTATCCGGACCGCAGCTTCGATCAGGTAGCGACGAAGGCGCTGAAGCGCATCATCGACACGCCGGTGTTCGACAAGCCGCCGCGGCTGGTGCCGAAGGGAGCGAACTTTGCGTACGCCGACGACAAGCTGGAAGCGCTGGGGCCGGTGGAGAAGCTCCTGCTGAGGATGGGATCGCGGAATACGCGGCTCATCCAGGGGAAGGCGCGCGAGCTCGCCGCCGCCCTCGACCTCCGCGTCGCCAGTCAGAAGGTCCGGTAGCCTCAGAAGGCCTGCCGGATGGCGAGGGCTGCTCCCTGGTCGAACGTCTTCTTCGTCGACCACCCAACGCCGAACCAGGCGTCGAGCTGGAACTCGTCGATGATCAAGGCGTGGATGCCCAGACCGACCGCGTTCGCGCCCGTGAGCTTGTCCTTGTTGGTGACGCGGTCGATCGCGCCGTAGCCCACGGCGTTGTGGAAGATGCCGAGCTTGAACACGTCGCGCAGCAACGAGTACCGGAACTCGAGCTGCAGCCCGCCGTACCGGCGCGCGTATTCGTTCCCGAATGGGCCGCGCAGAACGTCGCCGCCGATCGACGCTTCCTCGGGAAAGAGGACGAATCCGGTGCGCGACATGCCGTGCACCTCGACCCATAGCTCGTTCCAGCCGAAGGGAAACATCTTCTGGTACCAGCCTCCGACGTGGAGCGCGCTCTCCTCTCCCGTATGCGGCGGCCCGTACACGCGCGCATCGATGCCAAACCGGTGGTGACGGTCGCGGCGGATGTTGTCCGGGTCGAACGTCAGCTCCAGCGCCGCCTCCGCGTACTGCCGCGTGTGCGCGATGTCATACGATGACGTGAACATCGAGCCGCTCACCGGCTCGACGGAGAAGAGGAGCCGACGCTGTACGCCCCCGCCCAGCGAAGTGCGGACGTACGCGACGGGCGCGAACACCAGGTGGACACCCGCCTCCAGGGTCGTGAACAGGAAGCTCTCGAGGCGAAGATCGGGACGCTGCCGGTCCGTCAGCTCCGCGCGCGCCCGCACCGCGGGCCGCAGCACGCCGGTGATCGAAGGCGCCTCGTAGCGGAAGTCGCCGGTCGCCCGCGTGAAGGTGAACGTCGAACCTGGCTCGGCGAGCTTCTGGCGCAAGGCGCCGGCGACCCGCCCGCCCACCTCCCAGCGATCGTCCGGGAGCAGCAGGCGGCCGGAATGCCAGGTGGCGCCGATGGCGCCTCCTTCCACTGAGTCGATCTCCAGCTCCGGAGAAAGCCCAGCCCGGAATTTGCCCGGCTGGACCAGGATGTGCAGCTCGTACGGGCGACCGGGGCGGACCAGGCCGAAGGACATCCTCTCGATGGGATCGATCTCGTCGAGCTGCACCCGTGGCGCGCTCACGCTGGGGACGGGGACGATCTCGTACGCGAACTCGCCGAGGCCGAGGCGTTTGGCCATCGCGCGGAGCTGTCGCTCCAGGTCGGGCTGGTTGAAGACGTCGTGCTCGATGTTCAGGTCGAGCCGGAGCCGCAGCGTCTCGAATGCGCCTCCCCCGAGGAAGATCACCTTGTCGAGCCGTCCCTCGTCGATGTCGACGACGATCTGTTCTCCCTGCGGACGAGCGCGCACGGTGGCAAGCGCGTATCCAGCCCTGTGCAGGAAGCCGGCGAGCTTAGTCGCCACCAGGCGCGCGTTCGACGGCGTTGCCGTCATGTTGGCCGGCAGATCGAGCGCGCTGCGGTAGACGTCCTCGAGCAGCGCCACGTTGCCGTGGAACACCAGCAGCGGCGCGAGCAGCAGGGCGGCGAACATTCAGCGGCGGTCCGAAAGGCGGACGACGAAGCGCAGGCCGAACCACGTCTCGTCGATGGCGCAGACCCTGTTGTCGACCAGTCCCAGCGAAAGACCGTAACGGCGCACGGCGCCCGGGCTGCAAGCGAATCCCTCCGGCGCGTCCGCGAGGAGCACACGCGAGCCGTCCTTGATCCCGAGCTTCTGCGGAAGCGGCGTTCCGGAATAACCGGCCACGACGGAGTGGTACCACAGCCCCGGCGGTGAACGCTGCGCCTACCGGCGTCGCGAGCGAGACCGGGAACGGCCGCGGCTGCTGCTGCGGCGGCGCGACCGGCTGCTTCCCTTGGTCTCGCCCTTGCGGCGGCGGGTCTTGTTCACGGTGGCGGCGGCGATCCGCTTCGCGGTGCCGGTGCTGCGGCCGCGACCCTTCGCGGACCTCTTGATCTTCTCGTACTGCCTCTCGCGCTTGTTGCTCCAGGATTTCGGCATTCGCTTTCCTCCGGCGCCAAAAGCGGACGCAGTGCCCCCGCTCGCGCGCAAGCTATGCACTCGATTCCTCGGGAGAAAGGGGGAGGAGCAGGAGAAGCAGCGGCAGCAGCTCCACCGCGGCTGCGTAAGTGTAGAGCGGGGCGGCGCTGTGGAAACGATCGTAGCCTGCGCCCGAGAGCGCGTATCCGGCGGCGTTGCCGGCGCCGAAGACGACGGCGGAGAAGACCGCTTGCCCCGTTGCGCGCAGGCGCGCCGGCACGATCCGTTGCATCGCCTCCACGGCGCAGCCCCAGAAGAGACCGAAGCTCAGCGCGTGCAGGAGCTGAAGCGCCACCAGTTCGGGGGCGCTCCGGGCATGCGCGACGAGCGCCCAGCGAACCGCGGTGCCGGCGAAAGCGACGCCAAAGAGGATGCGCAGCGACAGGCGGCGGAGAAGCGGCGGAAAGGCGAGCAGCGCGAACACCTCGGCGAGCACGCCGACCGCCAGTCCAGCGCCGGTCACGCTGGAGGACAGGCCGAGGTCCCGCACCAGCACCCCGAACAATAGATGATACGGAGCACACGCCGCCCAATGGATTGCGCATACCGCCAGCACGAACAGCAGCCGCGGATTGCGCAGCAGCACTGACGCGTCGCGCCAGCGGGGCCGGTCCGGATGCGCCTCGACCGGCGGAAGCGTCTGCGCGAGAAGGGCATATCCCCCGACGCAAGCGAGATATGCGAACGGCATCGCGCGATCGGCGGGCCGGTCGCCGCGCATCGCGAGCAGCAGGCCGAGGCCCTGCGCAGTCACCACGAACCCGATCGATCCCCACAGGCGAGTCCGCGCGTAGCTGTGGCCCTCGAGACGCCGCACCGCCTCGACGGTCGTGGAATCGAGAAGCGGAACGACCGCGCCAGAGAACATCGCGGAGAGCACCAGCACGACGCCCACCTGCGCCGGCGTGCGCGCGAACGGCAGTCCACAGATGGCGAACAGCATGCCGGCGGTGCACACCGAGAGCGCACGCGCCGGCGCGCCGAGCCGGTCGGCGATTCCACCCCAGATCAGCGCGGCCGGAGCCGCCACGGCTTGCTGCGCGAACGTGACCGCG includes the following:
- a CDS encoding DUF3014 domain-containing protein, which produces MENKRALWIPIAVLAVAVAAVAVWFLRRKPEAPVPVAQAPSAVQKPADAPLPPPEKSDVQVRKDLGALSSRPEWAQWLGVSDLLDRFVVIVDNVAEDVNPRKQLDFVKVTPLQSEKLDTSRYDRIADVLASIDAKGAAQVVRDLHPLLESAYHKLGYPDRSFDQVATKALKRIIDTPVFDKPPRLVPKGANFAYADDKLEALGPVEKLLLRMGSRNTRLIQGKARELAAALDLRVASQKVR
- a CDS encoding MFS transporter translates to MIGRLRWLYFLHYAGVGTFLSYFAPYLRGLGFSGEQIGAVTFAQQAVAAPAALIWGGIADRLGAPARALSVCTAGMLFAICGLPFARTPAQVGVVLVLSAMFSGAVVPLLDSTTVEAVRRLEGHSYARTRLWGSIGFVVTAQGLGLLLAMRGDRPADRAMPFAYLACVGGYALLAQTLPPVEAHPDRPRWRDASVLLRNPRLLFVLAVCAIHWAACAPYHLLFGVLVRDLGLSSSVTGAGLAVGVLAEVFALLAFPPLLRRLSLRILFGVAFAGTAVRWALVAHARSAPELVALQLLHALSFGLFWGCAVEAMQRIVPARLRATGQAVFSAVVFGAGNAAGYALSGAGYDRFHSAAPLYTYAAAVELLPLLLLLLPLSPEESSA